Genomic DNA from bacterium:
CCCTCGAAAAACCTCACCACCGGTGAGGGCGGGATGGTCGTCACCGACGATCCCGGCCTCGCCGAGCGCGCGCGCATGCTGATCGATGTCGGGCAGTCGTCGCAGTACACGTATGAGATGATTGGAGGCAACCACCGCATGACCGAGATCGCCGGGGCCCTCGGCGTCGGCCAGCTGGCGAAACTGGACGAGCGCAACGCCCGACGGCGGCACAACGCGGCCCGACTGACGAGCGGGCTGCGGGACCTCGACTGGCTGGTGGTCCCCGTTGAGCCCAAAAACTGCCGACACGTATTCCATCAATACACGTTGCGGGTCCCCGGTGTGCGAGACCGGCTCGCCCGTCACCTGGAGGCCCAAGGGATTGGAACCCGCGTCTACTACCCATCGCCGATCCACCGGAGCCCTCTCTACCGCCGGCTAGGTTTTGGAGACGCTCGTTGCCCGGAAGCCGAGCGAGCGGCAGCGGAGGTGCTGAGCATTCCGGTGCACCCTGCGCTCGGGGAGGAAGAGGTTCACCGGATCGTCCAAGCGATCCGCGCCTTCAACCCCCGGCACTAAGGAGGTGCCCATGGCTAGGCTGGTCCGAGTCGGCGTCGTCGGCCTAGGGCAGTGGGGCCAGCATCACGTTCGAGTCTATCACCATCTCCCCGATGTGACCCTCGCCGGGGTCGTGGATACATCCCCCGGAGAGGTCAGTGCGTTTGCGAAGCGCTATCAGACGGTCGGGTACGAGGACTACCGGATGTTGTTCGGCAAGGTGGAGGCGGTGAGCCTCGCGGTCCCCACCGCACTCCATTACGAGATCGCCCGCGAGTTCTTGCAGCGAGGCGTGCACGTGCTCGTGGAGAAACCGATCACCACGACGACCGAGCAGGCCGGCGAGTTGGTGGCGCTGGCGCAGCGGGCCGGTGTCACGCTGCTCGTCGGGCACGTAGAACGCTTCAAGCCCTCCGTGCACGCTCTGACCGACCTCGTCACGGAACCGCTGTTCGTGCAGGTGCG
This window encodes:
- a CDS encoding DegT/DnrJ/EryC1/StrS family aminotransferase, giving the protein MQTTSPSTIPIARPLISDDEKRRILEVLDSGQLVAGHWVRAFERAFSAYLGAAHGAATSSGTAALEVALEAAEVRPGARVLTTPFSFVATTNAIIKRNAVPVFADIDPNTFNLDPARCADVVTRTPGVEAMLLVHLYGLPCAMDAMMDLARRHHLIVIEDAAQAHGAAFQERKVGTFGAAGTFSFYPSKNLTTGEGGMVVTDDPGLAERARMLIDVGQSSQYTYEMIGGNHRMTEIAGALGVGQLAKLDERNARRRHNAARLTSGLRDLDWLVVPVEPKNCRHVFHQYTLRVPGVRDRLARHLEAQGIGTRVYYPSPIHRSPLYRRLGFGDARCPEAERAAAEVLSIPVHPALGEEEVHRIVQAIRAFNPRH